One Candidatus Omnitrophota bacterium genomic window, TGTGCCAGCCTTAGCAGTATGAGTATGTATTATATCCGGCCTTTCCTTAAAAACGATCCTGATTATTTTTAAAAGAGCAAAAATATCCCTGATTACGCTGATCTGGCGGGATAACTCTGGCACAAAATACGAACCTTGCCCCTTATCCTCATAACCGGATATCTGAGCCTCACCGTTTTCAAGGCCGCCATAAACAAGCAAAGATGTAAATTGTTCTTTATTGAGGTATTTTGTCAATAATAAAACGTGTATTGCCGGCCCGCCTATATTCAACCTGGCAATGATCCTGAGCACTTTTACTTTTTTCATTTAAAGATAAGAAAGGAAGGTGTCTTTAAGAAGCTTCTTTTTCTTTAAGATAGACAACGATATCTTTTATTATCTGTTTCAGGTTATATGTGGACTTAAAACCGATTAATTTCTCAATCTTGCTGGTATCGGGAACCCTTCTCTGCATATCTTCAAAGCCTTCTTCATAAGCCTTCTCATAAGGTATATATGCAATCTTGGAGTTGCTTGCTGTGATATCTATAATCTGGTTAGCGAGGTTTTCTATGCTTACTTCCTCCTGGCTTCCTATATTAAAAACATCCCCAACGGCCTTTGGTTCATTCATGAGTTTAATTATAGCTCTGACAGCATCTTTAACATGCAGGAAACACCTGGTCTGTTTACCGTTTCCAAAAATGGTTATAGCCTCATTTTTTAGCGCCTGGGAAACAAAACGCGGCATAACCATGCCATATACTCCCGTCTGCCTCGGCCCTACAGTATTAAAAAGCCTGACTATCACAGAAGGCAAGCCTTTTTCTTTCCAATAAATATAAGCCAGCATCTCATCGACTGCCTTGGCGGTTGAATACCCCCACCTGCTTTTTAAAGGAGAGCCCAATATCCTGTCATCGTTTTCTTTTAGCGGGCCATTCTTATTTTTACCGTAAATCTCGGAAGTAGAAGTTATAAGTATTTTCTTCTGGTAACGGTAAGCCATATCAAGAACTATTTCGCTTCCCTTTATATTAGTCGTCAAAGATTCAAGCGGCCTTTTGACAATAAGCTCAACTCCTACAGCCGCAGCCAAATGAAAAATAACGTCACAGCGCTCGGCAAGCTTATCTAT contains:
- a CDS encoding NAD-dependent epimerase/dehydratase family protein; the encoded protein is MKALITGGAGFIGSHLCEELLKGGSKVTVLDDLSTGRVENLASFKNNPDFDFVVGSILNERLIDKLAERCDVIFHLAAAVGVELIVKRPLESLTTNIKGSEIVLDMAYRYQKKILITSTSEIYGKNKNGPLKENDDRILGSPLKSRWGYSTAKAVDEMLAYIYWKEKGLPSVIVRLFNTVGPRQTGVYGMVMPRFVSQALKNEAITIFGNGKQTRCFLHVKDAVRAIIKLMNEPKAVGDVFNIGSQEEVSIENLANQIIDITASNSKIAYIPYEKAYEEGFEDMQRRVPDTSKIEKLIGFKSTYNLKQIIKDIVVYLKEKEAS